One part of the Hirundo rustica isolate bHirRus1 chromosome 11, bHirRus1.pri.v3, whole genome shotgun sequence genome encodes these proteins:
- the ORC6 gene encoding origin recognition complex subunit 6 isoform X3 has protein sequence MERGAVRAMAARLGLAEPALLRKAEEYLRLSQVKCTGFMAQMTATSSAVMCLDLAASFMKQPVDKSYCVKLSGLNKTTYQSSMKSLECLLEVNQKLGMRDLAVQFCCSEAVKMASEILQRYECSLSEAQRVDLDFSKPLFLTAALCTACRCLKLKVDKTKMLATSGVKKAIFDRLCNQLEKISQQLSKDVPVAAETPDSLRSALEQCEQEADSEEDEEMPCKRPKTETNQDYEEWKKKILENAAKAQETRRSTWNAK, from the exons ATGGAGCGCGGGGCCGTGCGGGCCATGGCGGCCCGGCTGGGCCTGGCCGAGCCCGCCCTGCTCAG AAAAGCTGAGGAGTATCTGCGGCTGTCCCAGGTGAAGTGCACGGGGTTCATGGCTCAAATGACGGCGACAAGCAGTGCTGTGATGTGCCTGGACCTGGCGGCGAGTTTCATGAAACAACCAGTTGACAAA AGCTATTGTGTTAAACTCTCTGGTTTGAACAAGACCACCTACCAGAGCTCCATGAAGTCTTTGGAGTGTTTGCTAGAGGTGAACCAAAAGCTGGGGATGCGAGATTTGGCTGTGCAGTTTTGCTGCTCAGAGGCAGTGAAGATGGCTTCAGAAATCCTGCAGAG GTATGAATGCAGCCTCTCCGAAGCACAGCGAGTGGACCTGGATTTCTCCAAACCCCTGTTTCTAACAGCTGCACTGTGCACTGCCTGCAG GTGTTTGAAGCTAAAAGTGGACAAAACTAAAATGTTGGCTACATCTGGAGTGAAAAAAGCCATATTTGACCGGCTGTGCAATCAGCTGGAGAAGATAAGCCAGCAACTCAGCA AAGATGTTCCAGTGGCTGCAGAGACACCTGACAGCTTGCGGAGCGCCCTGGAGCAGTGTGAGCAGGAAGCTG ACTCTGAAGAGGATGAGGAAATGCCATGTAAACGGCCAAAGACTGAAACAAATCAGGACTatgaagaatggaaaaagaaaatcctggaaaacgCTGCTAAGGCGCAAGAGACAAGGAGAA GTACTtggaatgcaaaataa
- the ORC6 gene encoding origin recognition complex subunit 6 isoform X1: protein MERGAVRAMAARLGLAEPALLRKAEEYLRLSQVKCTGFMAQMTATSSAVMCLDLAASFMKQPVDKSYCVKLSGLNKTTYQSSMKSLECLLEVNQKLGMRDLAVQFCCSEAVKMASEILQRYECSLSEAQRVDLDFSKPLFLTAALCTACRCLKLKVDKTKMLATSGVKKAIFDRLCNQLEKISQQLSKDVPVAAETPDSLRSALEQCEQEADSEEDEEMPCKRPKTETNQDYEEWKKKILENAAKAQETRRSESVMPASNVTAACS from the exons ATGGAGCGCGGGGCCGTGCGGGCCATGGCGGCCCGGCTGGGCCTGGCCGAGCCCGCCCTGCTCAG AAAAGCTGAGGAGTATCTGCGGCTGTCCCAGGTGAAGTGCACGGGGTTCATGGCTCAAATGACGGCGACAAGCAGTGCTGTGATGTGCCTGGACCTGGCGGCGAGTTTCATGAAACAACCAGTTGACAAA AGCTATTGTGTTAAACTCTCTGGTTTGAACAAGACCACCTACCAGAGCTCCATGAAGTCTTTGGAGTGTTTGCTAGAGGTGAACCAAAAGCTGGGGATGCGAGATTTGGCTGTGCAGTTTTGCTGCTCAGAGGCAGTGAAGATGGCTTCAGAAATCCTGCAGAG GTATGAATGCAGCCTCTCCGAAGCACAGCGAGTGGACCTGGATTTCTCCAAACCCCTGTTTCTAACAGCTGCACTGTGCACTGCCTGCAG GTGTTTGAAGCTAAAAGTGGACAAAACTAAAATGTTGGCTACATCTGGAGTGAAAAAAGCCATATTTGACCGGCTGTGCAATCAGCTGGAGAAGATAAGCCAGCAACTCAGCA AAGATGTTCCAGTGGCTGCAGAGACACCTGACAGCTTGCGGAGCGCCCTGGAGCAGTGTGAGCAGGAAGCTG ACTCTGAAGAGGATGAGGAAATGCCATGTAAACGGCCAAAGACTGAAACAAATCAGGACTatgaagaatggaaaaagaaaatcctggaaaacgCTGCTAAGGCGCAAGAGACAAGGAGAAGTGAGTCTGTAATGCCAGCCAGTAATGTAACTGCTGCTTGCTCTTAA
- the ORC6 gene encoding origin recognition complex subunit 6 isoform X2, translated as MERGAVRAMAARLGLAEPALLRKAEEYLRLSQVKCTGFMAQMTATSSAVMCLDLAASFMKQPVDKSYCVKLSGLNKTTYQSSMKSLECLLEVNQKLGMRDLAVQFCCSEAVKMASEILQRYECSLSEAQRVDLDFSKPLFLTAALCTACRCLKLKVDKTKMLATSGVKKAIFDRLCNQLEKISQQLSNVPVAAETPDSLRSALEQCEQEADSEEDEEMPCKRPKTETNQDYEEWKKKILENAAKAQETRRSESVMPASNVTAACS; from the exons ATGGAGCGCGGGGCCGTGCGGGCCATGGCGGCCCGGCTGGGCCTGGCCGAGCCCGCCCTGCTCAG AAAAGCTGAGGAGTATCTGCGGCTGTCCCAGGTGAAGTGCACGGGGTTCATGGCTCAAATGACGGCGACAAGCAGTGCTGTGATGTGCCTGGACCTGGCGGCGAGTTTCATGAAACAACCAGTTGACAAA AGCTATTGTGTTAAACTCTCTGGTTTGAACAAGACCACCTACCAGAGCTCCATGAAGTCTTTGGAGTGTTTGCTAGAGGTGAACCAAAAGCTGGGGATGCGAGATTTGGCTGTGCAGTTTTGCTGCTCAGAGGCAGTGAAGATGGCTTCAGAAATCCTGCAGAG GTATGAATGCAGCCTCTCCGAAGCACAGCGAGTGGACCTGGATTTCTCCAAACCCCTGTTTCTAACAGCTGCACTGTGCACTGCCTGCAG GTGTTTGAAGCTAAAAGTGGACAAAACTAAAATGTTGGCTACATCTGGAGTGAAAAAAGCCATATTTGACCGGCTGTGCAATCAGCTGGAGAAGATAAGCCAGCAACTCAGCA ATGTTCCAGTGGCTGCAGAGACACCTGACAGCTTGCGGAGCGCCCTGGAGCAGTGTGAGCAGGAAGCTG ACTCTGAAGAGGATGAGGAAATGCCATGTAAACGGCCAAAGACTGAAACAAATCAGGACTatgaagaatggaaaaagaaaatcctggaaaacgCTGCTAAGGCGCAAGAGACAAGGAGAAGTGAGTCTGTAATGCCAGCCAGTAATGTAACTGCTGCTTGCTCTTAA